The following coding sequences lie in one Methylosinus sp. PW1 genomic window:
- the kdpA gene encoding potassium-transporting ATPase subunit KdpA: protein MNAIGLAQIAFVLAAVIVAAVPLSAFIARVLAGERTFLTPVLLPVERAFYRLSGVDPAREQSWFVYTIAMLAFSVAGFLSLYALQRLQNVLPLNPQGFDAVPSDLAFNTSISFITNTNWQNYSGETTMSHLVQMLGLTVHNFLSAATGLAMAFALVRGFARAESPTVGNFWVDLTRGTLYVLLPLSIVVALVLVALGVPQTLLGSVEATTLEGAKQVISIGPIASQEAIKELGTNGGGFFNANSAHPFESPNAISNMLEIWSLLVVPFALAFAFGRAVLDFRQGRAIAITMLIVLVSGVLIAYWAEAGGNPLLASIGVDPSPGNMEGKEVRFGVATSALFAAATTGTSTGAVNSMHDSFMPIGGLVPLFNMLMGSIAPGGVGAGLYGFLVLAVVAVFVAGLMVGRTPEYLGKKIEAREMKLAMLAVLIYPLCVLGFSGASVLLQSALASLNNAGPHGLSEILYAFASTTDNNGSAFAGLTGNTPWYNTTLGLAMTLGRFAYVIPVLAMAGSFAAKKKAPASSGTFPTHGPLFVGLLIGVIVILYLLQYFPALALGPVVEHLLLAAGKTF from the coding sequence ATGAACGCCATTGGCCTGGCGCAAATCGCCTTCGTTTTGGCAGCCGTCATCGTCGCGGCCGTGCCGCTCAGCGCCTTCATCGCTCGCGTCCTCGCGGGCGAGCGCACATTTCTGACGCCCGTTCTCCTTCCGGTCGAGCGCGCGTTCTACAGGCTTTCCGGCGTGGATCCTGCGCGGGAGCAGAGCTGGTTCGTCTATACGATCGCCATGCTCGCCTTCAGCGTCGCGGGCTTTCTGTCGCTCTATGCGCTACAGCGGCTGCAGAACGTCCTGCCGCTCAATCCGCAGGGCTTCGATGCGGTCCCGTCCGATCTCGCCTTCAACACGTCGATCAGCTTCATCACCAATACGAACTGGCAGAATTACTCCGGCGAGACGACGATGAGCCATCTCGTGCAGATGCTCGGTCTCACCGTTCACAACTTCCTCTCGGCGGCGACCGGCCTCGCCATGGCCTTCGCGCTGGTGCGCGGCTTCGCGCGGGCCGAGTCGCCGACGGTCGGCAATTTCTGGGTCGATCTCACCCGCGGCACGCTCTATGTGCTGCTGCCCCTGTCGATCGTCGTTGCGCTCGTGCTCGTGGCGCTCGGCGTGCCGCAGACGCTTCTCGGCTCCGTCGAGGCGACGACGCTCGAAGGCGCCAAGCAGGTCATCTCGATCGGCCCGATCGCGAGCCAGGAGGCGATCAAGGAGCTCGGCACCAATGGCGGCGGCTTCTTCAACGCCAATTCGGCCCATCCGTTCGAAAGCCCCAACGCGATCTCCAATATGCTGGAGATCTGGTCGCTGCTCGTCGTCCCCTTCGCGCTCGCCTTCGCCTTCGGCCGCGCCGTGCTCGACTTTCGTCAGGGCCGCGCGATTGCGATCACTATGCTCATCGTGCTCGTCTCGGGCGTGCTCATCGCCTACTGGGCGGAAGCTGGCGGCAATCCGCTGCTGGCGTCGATCGGCGTCGATCCTTCGCCCGGCAATATGGAGGGCAAGGAAGTGCGCTTCGGCGTCGCGACCAGCGCGCTCTTCGCCGCGGCGACGACCGGCACCAGCACAGGCGCCGTCAACTCGATGCATGATTCGTTCATGCCGATCGGCGGTCTCGTTCCCTTGTTCAACATGCTCATGGGCTCGATCGCGCCGGGCGGCGTGGGCGCCGGTCTCTATGGCTTCCTGGTGCTCGCCGTCGTGGCCGTCTTCGTCGCGGGCCTGATGGTCGGCCGCACGCCGGAATATCTCGGCAAGAAGATCGAGGCGCGCGAGATGAAGCTCGCCATGCTGGCCGTGCTGATCTACCCGCTCTGCGTGCTCGGCTTCTCCGGGGCTTCGGTGTTGCTGCAGAGCGCGCTCGCGAGCCTCAACAATGCCGGCCCGCACGGCCTGTCGGAGATTCTCTACGCCTTCGCCTCGACGACCGACAATAATGGCTCGGCCTTCGCGGGCCTTACCGGCAATACCCCTTGGTACAACACCACGCTCGGCCTGGCGATGACGCTCGGACGCTTCGCCTATGTCATTCCCGTGCTGGCGATGGCGGGTTCCTTCGCCGCCAAGAAGAAGGCCCCGGCCTCCAGCGGCACGTTCCCGACGCATGGACCTCTGTTCGTCGGATTGCTGATCGGCGTCATCGTCATCCTCTATCTGCTCCAATATTTCCCGGCGCTCGCGCTCGGTCCCGTCGTCGAGCATCTGCTGCTCGCGGCCGGCAAGACCTTCTGA
- the kdpC gene encoding potassium-transporting ATPase subunit KdpC, translated as MLSQIRPAIVMIVLFTLLTGLAYPLAITGLAQIAFRDEANGSLVERKGVIVGSRLIGQNFAADNYFHGRPSATSAPDPNDSSKTVDAPYNAANSSGSNLGPTSQKLVDRVNAAIEAEFAAGRVDMVAADAVTTSASGLDPHISPQFALAQAPAVAAARKLPEARVRALIEKQIEQRLAGFIGEPRVNVLELNLALDELH; from the coding sequence ATGCTCTCCCAAATTCGTCCCGCGATCGTCATGATCGTTCTGTTCACCCTTCTCACGGGGCTCGCCTATCCTCTGGCGATCACCGGCCTCGCGCAGATCGCTTTCCGCGATGAGGCCAATGGCAGTCTCGTCGAGCGCAAGGGCGTCATCGTCGGCTCGCGGCTGATCGGTCAGAACTTCGCCGCGGACAATTATTTCCACGGTCGCCCCTCGGCGACGAGCGCGCCCGACCCGAATGATTCAAGCAAGACGGTCGACGCGCCCTATAACGCCGCCAATTCGTCGGGCTCGAACCTCGGCCCGACCTCGCAAAAGCTCGTCGATCGAGTGAACGCCGCGATCGAGGCGGAGTTTGCGGCGGGCCGCGTCGACATGGTGGCCGCCGACGCGGTGACGACGTCGGCGTCCGGTCTCGATCCGCACATCTCGCCCCAATTCGCGTTGGCGCAGGCGCCCGCCGTCGCCGCCGCGCGCAAGCTTCCCGAAGCCCGCGTCCGCGCGCTGATCGAGAAGCAGATCGAGCAGCGTCTCGCCGGCTTCATCGGCGAGCCGCGCGTCAATGTGCTGGAGCTCAATCTGGCGTTGGACGAGCTTCATTGA
- a CDS encoding response regulator — MVGDGEGEDARRSRQIRVLVVDDEPEIHRVLRPALKACGYEPLKAMTGGEALKMIAASAPDVTVLDLGLTDMDGKEVLREARIFSDAPIIILSARDDEAEKIAALDAGANDYVEKPFAIGELMARVRAALRHTPCKEPPPSRIEALGLIVDTVKHQVTKHGIKINLTPKEYDLLLVLARRPGRLVTHNEILRSVWGPAHQNDLQYLRVFIGKLRAKIEDDPAVPRIIETELGVGYRFLESEKPLSREE; from the coding sequence ATGGTCGGAGATGGGGAGGGAGAGGACGCGCGCCGATCGCGCCAAATTCGCGTTCTCGTTGTCGACGATGAGCCGGAAATCCACCGCGTTCTTCGTCCGGCCCTCAAAGCGTGCGGCTACGAACCGTTGAAAGCAATGACCGGCGGAGAGGCTCTGAAGATGATTGCAGCTTCGGCTCCCGACGTCACAGTGCTCGATCTCGGCCTGACCGACATGGACGGAAAAGAGGTTCTACGGGAGGCGCGGATCTTCTCGGATGCGCCGATCATCATATTGTCGGCGCGTGACGACGAGGCCGAGAAGATCGCTGCTTTGGACGCCGGCGCCAATGATTATGTCGAAAAGCCGTTTGCCATCGGAGAACTGATGGCGCGGGTGCGCGCAGCGCTTCGGCATACGCCCTGCAAAGAGCCGCCGCCGTCTCGAATAGAGGCGCTCGGCCTCATCGTGGATACCGTCAAGCATCAGGTAACGAAGCACGGGATCAAGATAAATCTGACGCCAAAAGAGTATGACCTTCTCCTCGTTCTGGCGCGTCGTCCCGGCCGTCTCGTCACCCACAACGAGATATTGAGGTCGGTGTGGGGACCGGCGCATCAGAACGATCTCCAGTACCTGCGCGTTTTCATCGGAAAGCTGCGCGCCAAGATCGAAGACGATCCGGCTGTGCCCCGCATCATCGAGACCGAATTGGGCGTCGGCTATCGATTTTTGGAGTCAGAAAAGCCGTTGTCTCGGGAGGAGTAG
- the kdpF gene encoding K(+)-transporting ATPase subunit F: MMFEPIVGLGVALLLGAYLVYTLLHPEKF; encoded by the coding sequence ATGATGTTCGAACCGATCGTCGGCTTGGGCGTCGCGCTGCTGCTCGGCGCCTATCTCGTCTACACGCTCCTTCATCCCGAAAAGTTCTGA
- the kdpB gene encoding potassium-transporting ATPase subunit KdpB, which produces MSSKVAAPGLFDRAIVGRAAIDAFKKLDPRRLARNPVIFVTEAVSAVVTILFVRDLFAHDGTALFSGQIAAWLWFTVLFANFAEAVAEGRGKAQADALRRTRTDTKAKRLKSGSRDAFDLVSALDLRVGDVVLVEAGDLIPGDGEVVEGVASVNESAITGESAPVIREAGGDRSAVTGGTTVLSDWVRVTITAAPGSTFIDRMIALVEGAERQKTPNELALSILLSGLTIIFLIVCTTLWPLANYSGTVLSLTVLIALLVCLIPTTIGGLLSAIGIAGMDRLIRFNVIATSGRAVEAAGDVDTLLLDKTGTITFGNRMADEFIPVGGVGEHELAEAVLLASLADETPEGRSIVALAKSRYGLAAPDLGADARVVPFSAHTRISGLDLPGRSLRKGAVDAVLAQTQPFAGHADSGADRSGGAVAGILERAGLSTLRAPEDFTRAVERISRAGGTPLAVSENDRLLGVVHLKDIIKPDIKARFAELRAMGIKTVMVTGDNPVTAAAIASEAGVDDFLAQATPEDKLTYIRREQQGGRLIAMCGDGTNDAPALAQADVGVAMQTGTQAAREAGNMVDLDSDPTKLIEIVAIGKQLLMTRGSLTTFSIANDVAKYFAIIPALFIVTYPELGAINVMKLASPQSAILSAVIFNALIIIALIPLALKGVAYRPIGAAALLRRNLLIYGLGGVIIPFVGIKLIDIIVSILHLA; this is translated from the coding sequence ATGTCGTCCAAAGTCGCAGCTCCCGGCCTGTTCGATCGGGCCATCGTCGGCCGCGCGGCAATCGACGCTTTCAAGAAGCTCGATCCGCGCAGGCTGGCGCGCAATCCGGTGATCTTCGTCACCGAGGCCGTCTCGGCCGTCGTCACGATATTGTTCGTTCGCGATCTCTTCGCGCATGACGGAACCGCTCTGTTCTCGGGCCAGATCGCAGCCTGGCTGTGGTTCACCGTGCTCTTCGCCAATTTCGCCGAGGCGGTGGCGGAAGGGCGCGGCAAGGCGCAGGCCGACGCTCTGCGCCGCACGCGCACAGACACCAAGGCCAAGCGGTTGAAGAGCGGCTCGCGCGACGCCTTCGATCTCGTTTCGGCCCTCGATCTGAGGGTCGGCGATGTCGTGCTCGTCGAGGCGGGCGATCTCATTCCCGGCGATGGCGAGGTCGTCGAAGGCGTCGCTTCCGTCAACGAGTCGGCGATCACCGGCGAATCCGCGCCGGTCATTCGCGAGGCGGGCGGCGACCGCTCGGCCGTCACTGGCGGCACAACGGTCTTGTCCGACTGGGTGCGGGTGACGATCACTGCCGCGCCGGGCTCGACCTTCATCGATCGCATGATCGCGCTCGTCGAAGGCGCCGAGCGGCAGAAGACGCCGAACGAGCTCGCTTTGTCGATCCTGCTGTCGGGTCTGACGATCATCTTTCTGATCGTCTGCACGACGCTGTGGCCGCTCGCCAATTATTCGGGAACGGTGCTGTCGCTGACCGTGCTGATCGCGCTGCTCGTCTGCCTGATCCCGACAACGATCGGCGGCCTCCTGTCGGCAATCGGCATCGCCGGCATGGATCGTCTGATCCGCTTCAACGTCATCGCCACTTCCGGCCGCGCGGTCGAGGCGGCGGGCGACGTCGACACGCTGCTGCTCGACAAGACCGGCACGATCACTTTCGGCAATCGTATGGCCGACGAGTTCATCCCCGTCGGCGGCGTCGGCGAGCATGAGCTGGCGGAGGCGGTGCTGCTCGCGTCCCTCGCGGACGAGACGCCCGAGGGGCGCTCGATCGTCGCTCTCGCCAAGAGCCGCTACGGCCTCGCGGCCCCGGACCTCGGCGCCGACGCGCGCGTCGTTCCCTTCTCCGCTCATACGCGGATCTCGGGTCTCGATCTGCCCGGCCGCTCGCTGCGCAAGGGCGCGGTCGACGCGGTTCTCGCCCAGACGCAGCCTTTCGCCGGTCATGCCGATTCCGGAGCCGACCGGTCTGGCGGCGCGGTCGCCGGGATTCTCGAGCGCGCCGGCCTCTCGACCTTGCGCGCGCCGGAGGATTTCACCCGCGCGGTCGAGCGCATCTCGCGCGCCGGCGGCACGCCGCTCGCCGTGAGCGAGAACGATCGCCTGCTCGGCGTCGTGCATCTCAAGGACATCATCAAGCCCGACATCAAGGCCCGTTTCGCCGAGCTGCGCGCCATGGGCATCAAGACGGTGATGGTGACGGGCGATAATCCGGTCACGGCGGCGGCGATCGCTTCGGAAGCCGGGGTCGACGATTTTCTCGCGCAGGCGACGCCCGAGGACAAGCTCACCTATATTCGGAGAGAGCAGCAGGGCGGACGCCTCATCGCCATGTGCGGCGACGGCACCAATGACGCGCCGGCGCTCGCGCAGGCCGATGTCGGCGTCGCCATGCAGACCGGCACGCAGGCGGCGCGCGAGGCCGGCAATATGGTCGATCTCGACAGCGATCCGACCAAACTCATCGAGATCGTCGCCATCGGCAAGCAGCTGCTGATGACGCGGGGCTCGCTCACGACCTTCTCCATCGCCAATGACGTCGCGAAATATTTTGCGATCATTCCGGCGCTGTTCATCGTGACCTATCCCGAGCTCGGCGCGATCAACGTCATGAAGCTCGCCTCGCCGCAATCGGCGATCCTCTCGGCGGTGATCTTCAACGCGCTGATCATCATCGCGCTCATCCCGCTGGCGCTGAAGGGCGTCGCCTATCGGCCGATCGGCGCTGCGGCGCTGCTGCGGCGCAATCTGCTGATTTACGGCCTCGGCGGCGTCATCATTCCCTTCGTCGGCATCAAGCTGATCGACATCATCGTGTCGATTCTGCATCTCGCTTAA
- the dapA gene encoding 4-hydroxy-tetrahydrodipicolinate synthase, with translation MWPVIPSNELDRLSSPVQDSRTTPEASAGPKLEAPPAFHASFTALVTPFDNDGVAKKTFADLVAWQIDEGVQGLVVCSATGEGRTLTPQERVQVLRLATEAAGNRASIVADTGTDCTRESVSLTRAAQSAGATAALIVTPSYNKPSPAGLFRHYYEIARSVDIPLIVGIDPVRTGVDIGPDTLARLAEIENIVGLVDATGDFDRFPRHAFSLRSEFARLSGDDHACLMFRMAGGHGSVSIVANAVPKIWSEMQQASTRGDWARAAMIQKQLLPLLSAFRMEAGPGPIKYALSYLRPWFNPNVRLPLVPVKYETGSAVVAALRELELID, from the coding sequence ATGTGGCCCGTGATTCCATCTAACGAGCTGGACCGCCTGTCGTCCCCTGTCCAAGACAGTCGGACGACGCCCGAGGCGAGCGCTGGCCCTAAACTCGAAGCGCCGCCAGCGTTCCACGCCTCGTTTACGGCGCTCGTGACCCCTTTCGACAATGACGGCGTCGCGAAAAAAACATTCGCCGATCTCGTCGCCTGGCAAATCGATGAAGGCGTCCAGGGATTGGTTGTCTGCAGCGCGACGGGCGAAGGGCGGACGCTTACGCCTCAAGAACGGGTTCAAGTCCTCCGGCTCGCAACTGAAGCCGCCGGAAATCGTGCTTCGATCGTTGCGGACACTGGAACCGACTGCACCCGCGAAAGCGTCTCTCTGACGCGAGCGGCGCAGTCCGCAGGCGCCACGGCCGCGCTCATTGTCACCCCATCCTATAACAAGCCGAGTCCCGCCGGACTTTTCCGACACTATTACGAAATCGCCCGCTCTGTAGACATTCCCCTGATCGTCGGGATCGATCCGGTGAGGACAGGCGTCGACATCGGCCCGGATACGCTCGCGCGACTGGCGGAGATAGAGAATATCGTCGGGCTCGTGGACGCGACCGGCGATTTCGACCGCTTCCCGCGCCACGCCTTTTCGTTGCGCTCCGAATTCGCCCGGCTCTCCGGTGACGACCACGCCTGCCTCATGTTTCGCATGGCCGGCGGGCATGGGTCAGTTTCGATCGTCGCCAACGCGGTTCCGAAAATCTGGTCAGAAATGCAACAGGCGAGCACGCGCGGAGACTGGGCTCGCGCCGCGATGATCCAGAAACAGCTGCTGCCTTTGCTTTCGGCCTTTCGCATGGAAGCCGGTCCGGGGCCGATCAAATACGCCCTGTCCTATTTACGCCCCTGGTTCAATCCGAATGTGAGACTGCCGCTCGTTCCGGTCAAATATGAAACCGGAAGCGCCGTTGTCGCGGCGCTCAGAGAGCTAGAGCTTATCGATTGA